Proteins co-encoded in one Cynocephalus volans isolate mCynVol1 chromosome 11, mCynVol1.pri, whole genome shotgun sequence genomic window:
- the LOC134390942 gene encoding cytochrome c oxidase assembly factor 1 homolog, with product MDIPGGDSDRVTQPPLWSNLALCSDSPSPLRAGGGQQAPLGETFSRALYYQMALEQLQSHPKALEAPGSPLNVHYLQLTDKHSFVDIADAQLRIPVSGSRSEGHLYVSSSRDAPFQRWHLQEVFLELKGGQQMRLFKLREQNGDEVEKEER from the exons ATGGACATTCCCGGGGGTGACTCGGACAGAGTAACTCAGCCTCCTCTCTGGAGTAACCTGGCCCTCTGCTCGGACAGCCCGTCCCCGCTGAGGGCTGGAGGCGGCCAGCAAGCCCCGCTGGGCG AAACTTTTTCCAGGGCTTTGTATTACCAGATGGCATTGGAGCAACTGCAAAGCCACCCCAAGGCACTGGAAGCTCCGGGCAGTCCTCTCAACGTGCACTATCTCCAGCTCACCGACAAGCACAGCTTCGTGGACATTGCCGATGCCCAG TTGAGGATACCTGTCTCTGGATCTAGGTCGGAGGGCCATCTCTATGTCAGCTCATCCAGAGATGCCCCCTTTCAG AGGTGGCACCTTCAGGAGGTTTTCTTAGAGCTCAAGGGTGGTCAGCAGATGCGCCTGTTCAAGCTAAGAGAGCAGAATGGCGATGAagtggaaaaggaggaaagatga